Part of the Tolypothrix sp. PCC 7910 genome, AGTTTCGTTACTAAATCTAATGTTTCGCATAATTCAGGACGAAAACCTAAACCTTGGACAGCAGCGTGTCTGACTGAGGCGGCGAAATCGTCTAAAGCTTTCACCAATATAGGGGGAATACGTTCGTCATGAAAATTACTGAGGGCTTCAATGACTGCGGTTCTAACTGCGGGTTGTGGATCTTCTACCACACTCAAAAGCGGCGTAATGGTTTCTGTGCTACGGATATAGGAAAGCGATCGCACTGCTAAAAGTCTGGTATCTTCCGCAAGTAAGAGTTCAGTTAGTGCAGCACTAGCAAGACGATCCATTTTTCCCAATGCATTTGCTGCCATTTCCTTGAGTTCTTGGCTATCGCTAGTTTTTAATAATTGCACCAAAGGCGCGATCGTATCAGGATGCTGAAGTTCTCCTAATATCCTTGCTGCATACCAACGAACTTCTTCGTCTGCGTCTTCATCCTCTAAAATCTCAACTAATCGCGGAATAGCTAATTTTCCTACATACTGAAAAATCTTTGCAATTTCCCAACGTTGCTGAAAATCACCCATTTCTAAGATAGAGATGCTTAAATCCAGCAAAAGCTCTTGATTTTGCAATATTTCTGGATGTGTAGACTCTTGTTTGAGAATCAACTGTTGTAGATATTCAATCAGCAATGACCAATCAGCTGCATCACGTGCTGCTTGTGCTTGCACCAAAAGCTGGTTGATATTATTCACGATTCTTACAAACCTCTACACTGGTTATCTTTTATATTTTCTCAGGATCTATACAATCTAGCCAAGGGTTTCTAGTCAACAATCAAGTAGAGAAAATCTAGGGCTAATGTTCTGACTACGAACTTAATACCAAATCAAATAATGTTTGCGGTACATCAATATTAGAGGGCAAGGCAGTGCCTTGCCCCTACAATCTGTCGCATTCTTGTTTCAGATTGGTATA contains:
- a CDS encoding HEAT repeat domain-containing protein, encoding MNNINQLLVQAQAARDAADWSLLIEYLQQLILKQESTHPEILQNQELLLDLSISILEMGDFQQRWEIAKIFQYVGKLAIPRLVEILEDEDADEEVRWYAARILGELQHPDTIAPLVQLLKTSDSQELKEMAANALGKMDRLASAALTELLLAEDTRLLAVRSLSYIRSTETITPLLSVVEDPQPAVRTAVIEALSNFHDERIPPILVKALDDFAASVRHAAVQGLGFRPELCETLDLVTKLQPRLDDLNEDVACTTAITLARMGNDNAAQCLFVALISPNISIKLQLEIIRALSWLGTATSLAYLQQAFNQSTSETVWQEIVTVLGRVQQPELMLLATEILLAILQSNHPAKELANIKNAIALSLGQLGCIQAIEPLILLLADAEPSVRLHAIAALKNLSPDIAHQQLQKLANNTTITPDLQQGVAIALAEW